One genomic segment of Nothobranchius furzeri strain GRZ-AD chromosome 10, NfurGRZ-RIMD1, whole genome shotgun sequence includes these proteins:
- the tsc1a gene encoding TSC complex subunit 1a isoform X1, with translation MSKEQVSISELLLSLDSSELQEAERVRAAVNKQLATDRGGAVLLSLVEYYLDSFSSQAVLLLSSIREPHHKVLLEKLNDSLSRSRTRLAAVTLLGHLIRKQPPWVHHISQSVLLSSLLRCLKTDSDVVVLITGVLVLITLLPMIPQAGKQHIYDFFDVFGRLASWSNKNPGHVPLVYLVHLHAGVYSLFHRLYGMFPCNFMSYLRLHYSMKENLDTFQEVVKPMLEHVRVHPELVTGTQDYELDPSRWRSFEVHDIMIECSKVSLDPLESSCEEDFYYPSRVLPRPPPMSSPAPHLDLGSTPCDFEPFSSSEHLVGALQSGNRPVLTLENSHTLADDVTWSPSSRCGLSTPPPEPAVIGSTPSLSRCSSFSGVKYPLAPPTEDNQQHSAGLQVTQQPIRVQEVNDVINNSQDSADIGPPPPTASSSAKHLLLTSTPAHDESSSSLPPACSASFCFTPSHLSSHRSREGTALSDIGPTPLYESLFELALPRATMLFTSKKTQEVLQRTAGEEGEEEEQQSSISPLKALDQMILHGNEAHERLSRRFSAANKSLDRSSFGGKQIGMRSKGPAQGEELQTLRSQLLLVHSQLQYERFKRQQHAIRNRRLLRRVISATVLEEYSVAMKAQLGVQDEEIQSLKTSLDQEQRRYVDLKQDMKMQTDQLHSQIQQLLLQQEHKQQLVQKLQSELHECQSRLRDLEAELQKTNHKAYNAEHQLTQLSVKLCSSEQLQQQMFLLNQQLILLRDTNRALQEQLEAGDAHVWTEETMLQGTVGKEFQKLQDRDIQQKQRLEAANHRIAELENQLAKKEKLILDQKKLLEDTKIRSRAEMSASESRCVALRTVAQNLQTEMLHLYGQVHLDTKTGSDPSSVLQDTSSRPVSDSISSPVPHGSNKSRPSSSSAVGIINGTVKGLSCSPLSVSPIDSPLAVGSFLEQQARRLFGPSGQSPEEELQEEEEEEVVEEEEATQPESPPLGQEVEEATPLTGSPQMELLSRVVTADLAPAVRQRRDELSIMDYNESLPEL, from the exons ATGTCTAAAGAACAGGTGAGCATCTCAGAACTCCTGCTCTCATTGGACAGTTCCGAGCTGCAGGAGGCAGAGCGTGTGAGAGCAGCGGTCAACAAGCAGCTCGCTACAG ACAGAGGAGGCGCTGTCCTCTTGTCTCTGGTGGAGTACTACCTGGACTCCTTCTCGTCTCAGGCGgtgctcctcctctcctccatcagGGAGCCTCATCACAAG GTCCTGTTGGAGAAGCTGAACGACTCCCTGAGCCGATCCAGAACCAGACTAGCTGCTGTCACCTTACTGGGTCACCTGATCAGGAAGCAGCCCCCCTGGGTGCATCACATCAGCCAGTCAGTGCTGCTGTCCTCGCTGCTGCGATGCCTTAAG acaGACAGCGACGTTGTCGTCCTCATCACTGGAGTTTTGGTCCTCATCACATTACTGCCCATGATCCCTCAGGCTGGAAAACAACACATCTATGACTTCTTCGATGTGTTTGGGCGCCTCGCATCCTGGAGCAACAAAAACCCCG GTCATGTACCTTTGGTGTACCTGGTCCACCTCCATGCAGGTGTATACTCCCTGTTCCATCGGCTGTACGGGATGTTCCCCTGCAACTTTATGTCCTACCTGAGACTGCACTACAGCATGAAGGAGAACCTGGACACCTTCCAGGAGGTGGTCAAG CCGATGTTGGAACATGTACGGGTTCACCCAGAGCTGGTTACAGGGACTCAGGACTATGAACTGGACCCATCCAG GTGGAGGTCTTTTGAAGTTCATGACATCATGATTGAGTGCTCCAAAGTGTCTCTGGACCCTCTGGAGTCATCTTGTGAGGAGGACTTTTACTACCCCTCCCGTGTTTTACCAAGACCTCCCCCCATGTCCTCCCCCGCTCCTCACCTGGATCTTGGCTCCACTCCTTGTGACTTTGAGCCTTTCAGCAGTTCAG aacaTTTGGTTGGTGCTTTGCAGAGTGGAAATCGACCTGTGCTGACGCTTGAGAACTCCCACACTCTG GCTGATGATGTCACCTGGAGTCCCTCCTCTCGCTGTGGTTTGTCAACGCCCCCCCCTGAGCCAGCCGTTATAGGCTCCACCCCCTCACTGAGCAGGTGCTCCTCCTTCTCAG GTGTTAAATATCCTTTGGCCCCGCCCACTGAGGACAACCAACAACACAGTGCTGGCCTTCAG GTGACGCAGCAGCCAATCAGGGTGCAGGAGGTTAATGATGTCATAAACAACAGCCAGGACAGTGCGG ATATCGGTCCACCACCACCCACCGCCTCCTCCTCCGCTAAGCACCTCCTCCTCACTTCCACTCCAGCTCATGATGAGTCATCTTCCAGCCTCCCTCCTGCCTGCTCTGCCTCTTTCTGCTTTACGCCTTCTCACCTGTCCTCCCATAGATCTAGAGAAGGCACCGCCCTCTCTGACATTGGCCCCACCCCTTTATATGAATCCCTGTTTGAGCTGGCTTTGCCCCGAGCCACCATGCTGTTTACCAGTAAGAAGACACAG GAGGTGCTGCAGAGAACTgcaggggaggagggggaggaagaggagcagcagAGCTCCATCTCTCCTCTCAAGGCTTTGGATCAGATGATTCTCCATGGAAACGAGGCTCACGAACGCCTCAGCAGGAG ATTTTCAGCAGCAAACAAGTCGCTGGACCGGAGTTCGTTTGGAGGTAAACAGATCGGCATGAGAAGCAAAG GCCCCGCCCAGGGGGAGGAGCTTCAGACCCTGAGGAGTCAGCTGCTGCTGGTCCACAGTCAGCTCCAGTATGAGCGCTTCAAGcgtcagcagcatgccatcagaaACCGCCGCCTGCTGCGGAGAGTCATCAGCGCCACGGTGCTAGAGGAGTACagcgttgccatg AAGGCTCAGCTGGGTGTTCAAGACGAGGAGATCCAGAGTCTGAAGACCAGTCTGGACCAAGAACAGAGGCGATACGTCGACCTGAAGCAGGACATGAAGATGCAAACGGATCAGCTCCACTCACAGatccagcagctgctgctgcaaCAAGAGCACAAGCAGCAGCTGGTCCAGAAGCTGCAG AGCGAGCTTCACGAATGTCAGAGCCGGCTCAGGGATCTGGAGGCGGAGCTTCAGAAAACCAATCACAAGGCCTACAATGCTGAACACCAGCTGACCCAGCTGTCAGTCAAG CTGTGCAGCAGtgagcagctccagcagcagatgtTCCTCCTGAACCAGCAGCTCATCCTGCTGAGGGACACCAACAGAGCTCTGCAGGAACAGCTGGAGGCCGGAGACGCGCACGTCTGGACC GAGGAGACCATGCTGCAGGGCACTGTGGGTAAAGAATTCCAGAAGCTGCAGGACAGAGACATCCAGCAGAAGCAGAGACTCGAAGCAGCCAATCACAGGATAGCAGAGCTGGAGAATCAGCTGGCCAAGAAGGAGAAGCTGATCCTAGATCAGAAGAAACTTCTGGAGGACACCAAAATCCGGAGCAG GGCGGAGATGTCAGCCTCTGAAAGTCGCTGCGTTGCTCTGAGGACAGTCGCCCAGAATCTGCAGACCGAGATGCTTCACCTGTACGGCCAGGTTCACCTGGACACAAAGACAGGAAGTGACCCCAGCAGTGTACTACAGGACACCAGCAGCAG ACCAGTAAGTGACAGCATCTCTTCACCTGTTCCTCACGGCAGCAACAAGTcccgcccctcctcctcttctgctGTTGGCATCATAAATGGCACCGTGAAGGGCCTCTCCTGCTCCCCTCTCTCAGTCTCCCCCATCGACTCCCCTCTGGCCGTTGGATCCTTCCTGGAGCAGCAGGCACGGCGACTTTTTGGACCATCTGGTCAGAGCCCAGAGGAggagctgcaggaggaggaggaggaggaggtggtggaagaggaggaggcaACCCAGCCTGAGAGCCCTCCTTTGGGTCAGGAGGTAGAGGAGGCCACCCCCCTCACTGGGAGTCCACAGATGGAGCTCCTCAGTCGAGTCGTCACTGCAGACCTGGCACCTGCCGTCCGTCAGAGGAGAGACGAGCTCAGCATCATGGATTATAACGAGTCACTCCCGGAGTTGTGA
- the tsc1a gene encoding TSC complex subunit 1a isoform X2, whose translation MSKEQVSISELLLSLDSSELQEAERVRAAVNKQLATDRGGAVLLSLVEYYLDSFSSQAVLLLSSIREPHHKVLLEKLNDSLSRSRTRLAAVTLLGHLIRKQPPWVHHISQSVLLSSLLRCLKTDSDVVVLITGVLVLITLLPMIPQAGKQHIYDFFDVFGRLASWSNKNPGHVPLVYLVHLHAGVYSLFHRLYGMFPCNFMSYLRLHYSMKENLDTFQEVVKPMLEHVRVHPELVTGTQDYELDPSRWRSFEVHDIMIECSKVSLDPLESSCEEDFYYPSRVLPRPPPMSSPAPHLDLGSTPCDFEPFSSSEHLVGALQSGNRPVLTLENSHTLADDVTWSPSSRCGLSTPPPEPAVIGSTPSLSRCSSFSGVKYPLAPPTEDNQQHSAGLQVTQQPIRVQEVNDVINNSQDSADIGPPPPTASSSAKHLLLTSTPAHDESSSSLPPACSASFCFTPSHLSSHRSREGTALSDIGPTPLYESLFELALPRATMLFTSKKTQEVLQRTAGEEGEEEEQQSSISPLKALDQMILHGNEAHERLSRRFSAANKSLDRSSFGGPAQGEELQTLRSQLLLVHSQLQYERFKRQQHAIRNRRLLRRVISATVLEEYSVAMKAQLGVQDEEIQSLKTSLDQEQRRYVDLKQDMKMQTDQLHSQIQQLLLQQEHKQQLVQKLQSELHECQSRLRDLEAELQKTNHKAYNAEHQLTQLSVKLCSSEQLQQQMFLLNQQLILLRDTNRALQEQLEAGDAHVWTEETMLQGTVGKEFQKLQDRDIQQKQRLEAANHRIAELENQLAKKEKLILDQKKLLEDTKIRSRAEMSASESRCVALRTVAQNLQTEMLHLYGQVHLDTKTGSDPSSVLQDTSSRPVSDSISSPVPHGSNKSRPSSSSAVGIINGTVKGLSCSPLSVSPIDSPLAVGSFLEQQARRLFGPSGQSPEEELQEEEEEEVVEEEEATQPESPPLGQEVEEATPLTGSPQMELLSRVVTADLAPAVRQRRDELSIMDYNESLPEL comes from the exons ATGTCTAAAGAACAGGTGAGCATCTCAGAACTCCTGCTCTCATTGGACAGTTCCGAGCTGCAGGAGGCAGAGCGTGTGAGAGCAGCGGTCAACAAGCAGCTCGCTACAG ACAGAGGAGGCGCTGTCCTCTTGTCTCTGGTGGAGTACTACCTGGACTCCTTCTCGTCTCAGGCGgtgctcctcctctcctccatcagGGAGCCTCATCACAAG GTCCTGTTGGAGAAGCTGAACGACTCCCTGAGCCGATCCAGAACCAGACTAGCTGCTGTCACCTTACTGGGTCACCTGATCAGGAAGCAGCCCCCCTGGGTGCATCACATCAGCCAGTCAGTGCTGCTGTCCTCGCTGCTGCGATGCCTTAAG acaGACAGCGACGTTGTCGTCCTCATCACTGGAGTTTTGGTCCTCATCACATTACTGCCCATGATCCCTCAGGCTGGAAAACAACACATCTATGACTTCTTCGATGTGTTTGGGCGCCTCGCATCCTGGAGCAACAAAAACCCCG GTCATGTACCTTTGGTGTACCTGGTCCACCTCCATGCAGGTGTATACTCCCTGTTCCATCGGCTGTACGGGATGTTCCCCTGCAACTTTATGTCCTACCTGAGACTGCACTACAGCATGAAGGAGAACCTGGACACCTTCCAGGAGGTGGTCAAG CCGATGTTGGAACATGTACGGGTTCACCCAGAGCTGGTTACAGGGACTCAGGACTATGAACTGGACCCATCCAG GTGGAGGTCTTTTGAAGTTCATGACATCATGATTGAGTGCTCCAAAGTGTCTCTGGACCCTCTGGAGTCATCTTGTGAGGAGGACTTTTACTACCCCTCCCGTGTTTTACCAAGACCTCCCCCCATGTCCTCCCCCGCTCCTCACCTGGATCTTGGCTCCACTCCTTGTGACTTTGAGCCTTTCAGCAGTTCAG aacaTTTGGTTGGTGCTTTGCAGAGTGGAAATCGACCTGTGCTGACGCTTGAGAACTCCCACACTCTG GCTGATGATGTCACCTGGAGTCCCTCCTCTCGCTGTGGTTTGTCAACGCCCCCCCCTGAGCCAGCCGTTATAGGCTCCACCCCCTCACTGAGCAGGTGCTCCTCCTTCTCAG GTGTTAAATATCCTTTGGCCCCGCCCACTGAGGACAACCAACAACACAGTGCTGGCCTTCAG GTGACGCAGCAGCCAATCAGGGTGCAGGAGGTTAATGATGTCATAAACAACAGCCAGGACAGTGCGG ATATCGGTCCACCACCACCCACCGCCTCCTCCTCCGCTAAGCACCTCCTCCTCACTTCCACTCCAGCTCATGATGAGTCATCTTCCAGCCTCCCTCCTGCCTGCTCTGCCTCTTTCTGCTTTACGCCTTCTCACCTGTCCTCCCATAGATCTAGAGAAGGCACCGCCCTCTCTGACATTGGCCCCACCCCTTTATATGAATCCCTGTTTGAGCTGGCTTTGCCCCGAGCCACCATGCTGTTTACCAGTAAGAAGACACAG GAGGTGCTGCAGAGAACTgcaggggaggagggggaggaagaggagcagcagAGCTCCATCTCTCCTCTCAAGGCTTTGGATCAGATGATTCTCCATGGAAACGAGGCTCACGAACGCCTCAGCAGGAG ATTTTCAGCAGCAAACAAGTCGCTGGACCGGAGTTCGTTTGGAG GCCCCGCCCAGGGGGAGGAGCTTCAGACCCTGAGGAGTCAGCTGCTGCTGGTCCACAGTCAGCTCCAGTATGAGCGCTTCAAGcgtcagcagcatgccatcagaaACCGCCGCCTGCTGCGGAGAGTCATCAGCGCCACGGTGCTAGAGGAGTACagcgttgccatg AAGGCTCAGCTGGGTGTTCAAGACGAGGAGATCCAGAGTCTGAAGACCAGTCTGGACCAAGAACAGAGGCGATACGTCGACCTGAAGCAGGACATGAAGATGCAAACGGATCAGCTCCACTCACAGatccagcagctgctgctgcaaCAAGAGCACAAGCAGCAGCTGGTCCAGAAGCTGCAG AGCGAGCTTCACGAATGTCAGAGCCGGCTCAGGGATCTGGAGGCGGAGCTTCAGAAAACCAATCACAAGGCCTACAATGCTGAACACCAGCTGACCCAGCTGTCAGTCAAG CTGTGCAGCAGtgagcagctccagcagcagatgtTCCTCCTGAACCAGCAGCTCATCCTGCTGAGGGACACCAACAGAGCTCTGCAGGAACAGCTGGAGGCCGGAGACGCGCACGTCTGGACC GAGGAGACCATGCTGCAGGGCACTGTGGGTAAAGAATTCCAGAAGCTGCAGGACAGAGACATCCAGCAGAAGCAGAGACTCGAAGCAGCCAATCACAGGATAGCAGAGCTGGAGAATCAGCTGGCCAAGAAGGAGAAGCTGATCCTAGATCAGAAGAAACTTCTGGAGGACACCAAAATCCGGAGCAG GGCGGAGATGTCAGCCTCTGAAAGTCGCTGCGTTGCTCTGAGGACAGTCGCCCAGAATCTGCAGACCGAGATGCTTCACCTGTACGGCCAGGTTCACCTGGACACAAAGACAGGAAGTGACCCCAGCAGTGTACTACAGGACACCAGCAGCAG ACCAGTAAGTGACAGCATCTCTTCACCTGTTCCTCACGGCAGCAACAAGTcccgcccctcctcctcttctgctGTTGGCATCATAAATGGCACCGTGAAGGGCCTCTCCTGCTCCCCTCTCTCAGTCTCCCCCATCGACTCCCCTCTGGCCGTTGGATCCTTCCTGGAGCAGCAGGCACGGCGACTTTTTGGACCATCTGGTCAGAGCCCAGAGGAggagctgcaggaggaggaggaggaggaggtggtggaagaggaggaggcaACCCAGCCTGAGAGCCCTCCTTTGGGTCAGGAGGTAGAGGAGGCCACCCCCCTCACTGGGAGTCCACAGATGGAGCTCCTCAGTCGAGTCGTCACTGCAGACCTGGCACCTGCCGTCCGTCAGAGGAGAGACGAGCTCAGCATCATGGATTATAACGAGTCACTCCCGGAGTTGTGA